A single Clostridium taeniosporum DNA region contains:
- a CDS encoding alpha/beta fold hydrolase — protein sequence MSYFKYKNFNIYYKVYGEGKPLVIIHGDTASSKMFIPELKFYSKNFKVILLDLVGQGKSQRVNDLPLNYWNFNAMLVIELCKYIGISDVNLLGTSGGAIIALNAVLEEPALFNKIIVDSFMGENLSYEFAKKILYDRKIAKSKLSSKLFWFMMHGFDWKNVIDQNTNLIINFSSNRGNFFDCNLSNIKNDTLITGSLKDDLIPNIESILKSINLKIENSKLIIFKNGNHPAMFSNKKEFRNLVLNFLN from the coding sequence ATGTCTTATTTTAAATACAAAAATTTTAATATTTATTACAAAGTATATGGTGAAGGAAAACCATTAGTTATCATACATGGGGATACAGCTTCCTCAAAAATGTTTATACCAGAATTAAAATTCTATTCTAAAAACTTTAAAGTAATTTTGCTGGATTTAGTAGGTCAGGGAAAATCTCAAAGAGTAAATGACTTACCATTAAATTATTGGAATTTTAATGCTATGTTAGTTATTGAATTATGTAAATATATAGGTATTAGCGATGTTAATTTATTAGGTACAAGTGGTGGGGCTATTATTGCTTTAAATGCTGTATTAGAAGAACCAGCTTTATTCAATAAAATAATTGTGGATAGTTTTATGGGAGAAAATTTATCTTATGAGTTCGCTAAAAAAATTTTATATGATAGAAAAATAGCAAAAAGTAAGTTAAGTTCAAAGTTATTTTGGTTTATGATGCATGGCTTTGATTGGAAAAATGTTATTGATCAAAATACAAATTTAATTATAAACTTTTCAAGTAATAGAGGTAATTTTTTTGATTGTAATCTTAGTAATATAAAAAATGATACTTTGATTACAGGAAGCTTGAAAGATGATTTAATACCTAATATTGAAAGTATATTAAAAAGCATTAATTTAAAAATAGAAAATTCTAAATTAATTATTTTTAAGAATGGAAATCATCCTGCTATGTTTAGCAATAAAAAAGAGTTTAGAAATTTAGTATTAAATTTTTTAAACTAA